A DNA window from Pseudodesulfovibrio thermohalotolerans contains the following coding sequences:
- a CDS encoding GPW/gp25 family protein, whose product MSYDFLGKGLRYPFRFQSVSGGTQISAATSREHEHIRESILQILGTRIGERFMNPEFGSRLKDLVFEQNDEVLKGLLRHYVIDAIKRWEKRVIITEVRFDDRPLNIDGNLLLVHIAYRVIQSQVDGNLVYPFYREDPNNPAPSYPQPEPEPEPPPVRSVRLSPDVRSLFNLLWFDAAEMSPDPDDSFIWPAGEYEVAYIAGAFQDRNGKWIVSDPGDNHGHYLVFEGAPETEAPQAEHALYLAASGLGFNTQSQAEDNAAGTVHRITTSESGRIGLFYFEGKKESHYLNNTSGQPNPVWQLRGPL is encoded by the coding sequence ATGAGCTACGACTTTCTCGGCAAGGGGCTGCGTTACCCGTTCCGGTTTCAGTCGGTATCCGGCGGCACCCAGATCTCGGCCGCCACCTCGCGGGAGCACGAACATATCCGCGAAAGCATCCTGCAGATCCTCGGCACCCGGATCGGCGAACGGTTCATGAATCCGGAGTTCGGCTCCAGGCTGAAGGATCTGGTGTTCGAACAGAACGACGAGGTGCTCAAGGGCCTGCTGCGTCATTACGTGATCGACGCCATCAAGCGCTGGGAAAAGCGGGTGATCATCACGGAGGTGCGCTTCGACGACCGACCGCTGAACATCGACGGCAACCTGCTGCTGGTGCATATCGCCTACCGGGTGATCCAGAGCCAGGTGGACGGCAACCTGGTCTATCCCTTCTACAGAGAAGACCCGAACAATCCCGCGCCCAGCTATCCCCAGCCGGAACCCGAGCCGGAACCGCCGCCGGTGCGCAGCGTGCGCCTGTCACCGGACGTGCGCTCGCTGTTCAATCTGCTCTGGTTCGACGCAGCCGAGATGAGCCCCGATCCGGACGATTCCTTCATCTGGCCAGCCGGGGAATACGAAGTCGCCTACATCGCGGGAGCCTTTCAGGACCGCAACGGCAAATGGATCGTTAGCGATCCGGGTGACAATCACGGCCATTACCTGGTTTTCGAGGGAGCGCCTGAAACGGAAGCGCCCCAGGCCGAGCATGCCCTCTATCTGGCTGCGAGCGGTCTGGGCTTCAACACCCAGAGCCAGGCGGAAGACAACGCCGCTGGCACCGTTCACCGGATCACCACGTCGGAGTCTGGTCGCATCGGCCTGTTCTATTTCGAGGGCAAGAAGGAATCCCACTACCTCAACAACACCTCCGGACAGCCCAATCCCGTCTGGCAACTGCGCGGCCCGCTCTGA
- a CDS encoding PAAR domain-containing protein, whose amino-acid sequence MSSQARLGDISSHGGVIITGASRTLDNGMPVARMGDLHVCPIPGHGVTPIVTGSFDTITEGLPNARIGDITACGAIIVTGSPDTIDN is encoded by the coding sequence ATGAGCTCCCAGGCGCGACTTGGCGACATCAGCAGTCACGGCGGCGTCATCATCACCGGGGCCAGTCGGACGCTGGACAACGGCATGCCGGTGGCCCGCATGGGGGACCTTCACGTCTGTCCCATACCGGGGCATGGCGTGACGCCCATCGTGACCGGCAGCTTCGACACCATCACCGAAGGATTGCCCAACGCCCGCATCGGCGACATCACCGCCTGCGGAGCCATCATCGTCACCGGCAGTCCCGACACCATCGACAACTGA
- a CDS encoding phage baseplate assembly protein V has product MLETRDRQSEERYRNRWYGKYRAFVRDNNDPERLGRVRLEIPAVLGSGRENWSEWAAPCFPYGGNDDTGMFLVPEEGASVWAEFEGGVVQYPIWTGVWLARSNPGEQPEESKRTCANAFCHDCEDKVEHQANRHDDLEHKKYHGHPPYYCPRLKVLLKTETGHTILADDRDGDELLRIIDRAGQILTMEGKVKPEMQSGNTLRRGTKDAEKGDQLDIASQIVGSRARIQLTDLCRQQVILEAWQDKEKVHILSCDKGRSRWQKILIDTTKGREKVHIWGLNGTQEILVDSTAAAEQIRLTDKAGQVVRMNAAPGQESISATDKSGSLVFMDGVAGNIIIRSTNTVLINT; this is encoded by the coding sequence ATGCTTGAAACCCGCGACCGTCAATCCGAGGAGCGCTACCGCAACCGCTGGTACGGCAAGTACCGGGCCTTCGTGCGCGACAACAACGACCCCGAACGCCTTGGCCGGGTCCGCCTGGAAATCCCCGCCGTGCTCGGCAGCGGGCGGGAGAACTGGTCCGAATGGGCCGCGCCCTGTTTCCCCTACGGCGGCAACGACGACACCGGCATGTTCCTGGTCCCCGAGGAAGGGGCCTCGGTCTGGGCCGAGTTCGAGGGCGGCGTCGTCCAGTATCCGATCTGGACCGGGGTCTGGCTGGCCAGGAGCAATCCCGGCGAGCAACCCGAGGAATCCAAGCGCACCTGCGCGAATGCCTTCTGCCATGACTGCGAGGACAAGGTCGAGCATCAGGCCAACCGGCACGACGATCTCGAACACAAGAAGTACCACGGCCATCCGCCGTATTACTGCCCGCGCCTGAAGGTCCTGCTCAAGACCGAGACCGGCCACACCATTCTGGCCGATGACCGCGACGGCGACGAGCTGCTGCGGATCATCGACCGCGCCGGGCAGATCCTCACCATGGAAGGGAAGGTGAAGCCGGAAATGCAGAGCGGCAACACCCTGCGCCGAGGCACGAAGGACGCCGAGAAAGGCGACCAGCTCGACATCGCCTCGCAGATCGTCGGCTCCCGCGCCCGCATCCAGCTCACCGACCTCTGCCGCCAGCAGGTGATCCTCGAAGCCTGGCAAGACAAGGAGAAGGTCCACATCCTTTCGTGCGACAAGGGCCGCTCCCGCTGGCAGAAGATCCTCATCGACACCACCAAGGGCCGGGAGAAGGTTCACATCTGGGGACTCAACGGTACCCAGGAAATCCTCGTCGATTCCACCGCCGCCGCCGAACAGATCCGCCTCACCGACAAGGCCGGTCAGGTGGTGCGCATGAACGCCGCGCCAGGCCAGGAAAGCATCAGCGCCACCGACAAGTCCGGCAGCCTCGTGTTTATGGATGGGGTGGCCGGAAACATCATCATTCGCTCGACGAACACTGTCTTGATCAACACCTGA
- a CDS encoding DUF1353 domain-containing protein, producing the protein MSAQTKTLFSGTALGLSGPLRVEILPNGMTARLTQPFRVRTGAGRIIEVPAGFETDFASVPRLFWRVVPPWGRYSPAAVVHDYLYHTGKVSRLAADRVFLELMAALGVPLWKRQVMYWAVRLGGWLAWNASRKREAEHA; encoded by the coding sequence ATGAGCGCCCAAACCAAGACCCTGTTTTCCGGCACTGCACTGGGGCTCTCCGGGCCGCTTCGGGTGGAGATCCTGCCCAATGGAATGACCGCGAGGCTGACCCAGCCGTTCCGTGTCCGCACCGGCGCTGGCCGCATCATCGAAGTGCCCGCCGGGTTCGAGACCGACTTCGCCTCGGTGCCGCGCCTGTTCTGGCGCGTGGTGCCGCCCTGGGGACGATATTCCCCGGCGGCCGTCGTTCACGACTATCTCTACCACACCGGCAAGGTTTCGCGGCTTGCGGCCGACCGCGTCTTTCTCGAACTGATGGCGGCCCTGGGCGTGCCTCTGTGGAAACGCCAGGTCATGTATTGGGCGGTTCGCCTCGGCGGCTGGCTGGCCTGGAACGCCAGTCGAAAACGGGAGGCGGAGCATGCTTGA
- a CDS encoding YcbK family protein, protein MGDLSKNFNRSEFACKGKNCCGHSAAVHPDLVDALQALRDRIGKPLSITSGFRCNRHNKAVGGAEQSFHTLGMAADVSCPAGVSPEELAVIAEEIPLFREGGIGVYASWVHLDVRQSGKARWRS, encoded by the coding sequence ATGGGTGATCTCAGCAAGAATTTCAACCGTTCGGAATTCGCCTGCAAGGGCAAAAACTGCTGCGGCCATTCGGCTGCGGTCCATCCCGACCTGGTCGACGCCCTGCAGGCCTTGCGCGACCGCATCGGCAAACCGCTGTCCATCACCAGCGGCTTCCGCTGTAACCGGCACAACAAGGCGGTGGGCGGCGCAGAGCAGAGTTTCCACACGCTGGGCATGGCGGCCGACGTGAGCTGTCCCGCAGGCGTTTCGCCCGAGGAATTGGCGGTCATCGCCGAGGAGATTCCACTCTTCCGCGAAGGCGGCATCGGCGTCTATGCCTCCTGGGTCCATCTCGACGTGCGCCAGTCGGGCAAGGCGAGGTGGCGGTCATGA
- a CDS encoding phage late control D family protein has protein sequence MDLDTFKPTFLIQIEGQDLSKDITQEITSFVFTDNEEELDVLELSVTDRNLQFVDDPLFQEGNEIVARFGYVGNLSPRKKAVIKDIDYDFPENGDPTIRIKAYDKGFKLAGKENQKVWQKPAPGILYSEIAEQVAAANGLTPVVTATKGTHLRVTQSNISDAQFLKELAEKARDRDGDGVSGYVFYIQDDELHFHPRELDQTPLLTLEYFTDTKGLLRSFRPSTQSQGAKGAGVETKTVGVDPRKKDVVEHKANNATTPERTALGKQTYLVDGNTGEGSFKEQETGQIVPCFDRSEGFHEEPRQEPAQDSAEGKFREAELRQVEADAATIGIPQLRAKKNVEIKGVGQKFSGIYYCHSVRHSISGAGYLCELKLKKNALGKGAGDKSAESQGKPNDKEAPPTPQNEPPAMVTIDADSGAVTQGGGNG, from the coding sequence ATGGATCTGGATACCTTCAAGCCGACATTTCTGATTCAGATCGAGGGGCAAGACCTCTCGAAGGACATCACCCAGGAGATCACCTCGTTCGTTTTCACCGACAACGAGGAGGAGTTGGATGTCCTCGAACTGTCGGTGACCGACCGCAACCTGCAGTTCGTCGACGATCCGCTGTTCCAGGAAGGCAACGAGATCGTGGCCCGCTTCGGCTACGTGGGGAACCTCTCTCCGCGCAAGAAAGCGGTCATCAAGGACATCGATTACGACTTCCCGGAAAACGGCGATCCGACCATCCGCATCAAGGCCTACGACAAGGGCTTCAAACTCGCGGGCAAGGAAAACCAGAAGGTCTGGCAAAAACCTGCTCCCGGCATCCTCTATTCGGAAATCGCCGAACAAGTCGCCGCCGCCAACGGCCTCACGCCGGTGGTCACGGCCACCAAGGGGACCCATCTCCGCGTCACCCAGAGCAACATCTCGGACGCCCAGTTCCTCAAGGAGCTGGCGGAAAAGGCCCGCGACCGCGATGGCGACGGCGTCAGCGGCTATGTCTTCTACATCCAGGACGACGAACTCCATTTCCATCCCCGCGAACTCGACCAAACGCCGCTGCTGACCCTCGAATATTTCACCGACACCAAGGGCCTGCTGCGCTCGTTCCGCCCCAGCACCCAATCCCAGGGAGCCAAGGGCGCGGGTGTCGAGACCAAGACGGTCGGCGTCGACCCGCGCAAGAAGGACGTAGTCGAGCACAAGGCCAACAACGCCACCACGCCCGAGCGGACGGCCCTGGGCAAGCAGACCTATCTGGTCGACGGCAACACCGGCGAAGGCAGCTTCAAGGAACAGGAGACGGGGCAGATCGTGCCCTGCTTCGACCGTTCCGAAGGCTTTCACGAAGAGCCGCGCCAGGAGCCCGCCCAGGACAGCGCCGAAGGCAAGTTCCGCGAGGCCGAGCTGCGCCAGGTCGAGGCGGACGCCGCCACCATTGGCATTCCCCAGCTACGCGCCAAGAAAAACGTCGAGATCAAGGGCGTGGGCCAGAAGTTTTCCGGCATCTATTACTGCCACTCGGTGCGCCACAGCATCAGCGGCGCTGGCTATCTCTGCGAACTCAAACTCAAGAAGAACGCCCTCGGCAAGGGAGCGGGCGACAAGTCCGCCGAGTCCCAGGGCAAACCCAACGACAAGGAGGCCCCGCCCACGCCGCAAAACGAGCCGCCAGCCATGGTGACCATCGACGCGGATTCCGGCGCGGTCACACAAGGAGGCGGCAATGGGTGA
- a CDS encoding LysM peptidoglycan-binding domain-containing protein: MISRDSRYARCLLYRDSDGISLGMRQRIDATPRHDDRLHTVVEGDRLDLLAHRYLGDARLWWIICDYNDLFFPLALEPGLALRIPSREHVQMRLLD, from the coding sequence ATGATCAGCCGTGATTCCCGATACGCCCGCTGCCTTCTCTACCGGGACAGCGACGGCATTTCCCTCGGCATGCGCCAGCGCATCGACGCTACTCCCAGACACGACGACCGCCTACACACCGTGGTCGAGGGCGACCGCCTGGATCTGCTGGCGCACCGCTATCTGGGTGACGCCAGGCTCTGGTGGATCATCTGCGACTACAACGACCTCTTTTTCCCGTTGGCGCTCGAGCCGGGTCTGGCGCTGCGCATTCCCTCCCGCGAACACGTCCAGATGCGCCTGCTCGACTGA
- a CDS encoding CIS tube protein: MAWDQQPIKGYLVDADTGERLEFQYNPNSISDEKSTDYATIKIPGMSHPRYQYVAGEPRRIAFKVELFKGPVKQKVDWLRSLQYPEHAGTMLKNAPHRVLLIFGDLYPGVTCIVRQVKARFFGLFDRDNLLPQRAEVDIVLEEYVDRSINWSEVRS, translated from the coding sequence ATGGCCTGGGATCAACAGCCCATCAAGGGATATCTGGTGGACGCCGACACGGGGGAGCGGCTCGAATTCCAGTACAACCCCAACTCCATCAGCGACGAGAAGTCGACCGACTACGCGACGATCAAGATCCCCGGCATGAGCCACCCGCGCTACCAGTACGTCGCCGGGGAACCGCGCCGGATCGCCTTCAAAGTCGAGCTGTTCAAGGGGCCGGTCAAACAGAAGGTCGACTGGCTCCGCTCGCTGCAATATCCGGAACACGCCGGAACCATGCTCAAGAACGCGCCGCACCGTGTGCTGCTCATTTTCGGCGATCTCTACCCTGGCGTGACCTGCATCGTCCGGCAGGTGAAGGCGCGTTTCTTCGGCCTGTTCGACCGGGACAACCTGCTGCCGCAACGCGCCGAGGTGGACATCGTCCTCGAGGAATATGTGGACCGCTCCATCAACTGGTCGGAGGTGCGCTCATGA
- a CDS encoding DUF7768 domain-containing protein yields the protein MKRIFVCSPFAGDIARNVKVAEALCRRVMRNGHAPFAPHLLYPTFTDDSVPEQRETGISCGLAYMECCDEVWAFTGNGISSGMRRELDRAGQLGKPILEIAEV from the coding sequence ATGAAACGCATCTTTGTCTGCAGCCCGTTCGCGGGTGACATAGCCCGAAACGTGAAGGTCGCCGAGGCGCTTTGCCGACGGGTCATGAGAAACGGTCACGCGCCGTTCGCGCCGCACCTGTTGTATCCAACCTTTACCGATGACAGCGTTCCCGAGCAGCGGGAGACTGGCATCTCCTGCGGCCTGGCCTACATGGAATGTTGCGACGAGGTGTGGGCGTTCACCGGCAACGGCATTTCCAGCGGCATGCGGCGGGAACTCGACCGGGCCGGACAACTGGGCAAGCCGATCCTCGAGATCGCCGAGGTGTAA
- a CDS encoding T4 family baseplate hub assembly chaperone — translation MYSFELPSGTELELREMTGAEEELLTNQRLIRSGEAINQVLRNCFVRLGEKTDPDLSEVMNLLSGDRLFALVRLRQISLGDEVELELSCPNSACRMTNFVTINLEDLKVTPYGEEREFAFKLPGSKKTVRFGYLDGHKEKRLASLREPNITSAMLIRVLDIDGKAPSKKSLAEMSMRDRNALRQEMSRVDAGINTSVETECDGCGTKIRTRLEAEPAFLFPGVRL, via the coding sequence ATGTACAGCTTTGAACTGCCAAGCGGCACTGAACTCGAGCTCCGGGAAATGACCGGGGCCGAGGAAGAACTGCTCACCAACCAGCGCCTGATCCGCTCCGGAGAGGCGATCAACCAGGTGCTTCGCAACTGTTTCGTCCGGCTGGGCGAGAAGACCGACCCCGATCTTTCCGAGGTGATGAACCTGCTCTCGGGTGACCGGTTGTTCGCCCTGGTCCGCCTGCGCCAGATCTCCCTCGGCGACGAGGTGGAGCTGGAGCTGAGCTGCCCGAACAGCGCCTGCCGCATGACCAACTTCGTGACCATCAATCTCGAGGATCTCAAGGTCACCCCCTACGGCGAGGAGCGAGAGTTCGCGTTCAAGCTGCCCGGCTCGAAGAAAACCGTGCGCTTCGGATATCTCGACGGCCACAAGGAAAAGCGTCTGGCCAGCCTGCGCGAGCCCAACATCACCTCGGCCATGCTCATCCGCGTCCTCGACATCGACGGCAAGGCTCCCTCCAAAAAGAGCCTGGCGGAAATGTCGATGCGCGACCGCAACGCGCTGCGGCAGGAGATGTCGCGGGTCGACGCGGGAATCAACACCTCGGTCGAGACCGAATGCGATGGCTGCGGCACCAAGATCCGTACCCGCCTGGAGGCGGAACCAGCTTTTTTGTTCCCCGGAGTTCGCTTGTAA
- a CDS encoding phage tail protein yields MPKSLYQNWQFAIEVNGFDVALFHKGQEPKTEFEEVAFAPAGSMFDQKVAGRVKFEDITLEKGTLQDGSDEAAREWIKKQVDVNAVTGGLPADYMRDIDVVRYDRTGNETRRWTLHGAWVKALEYDELEGGNTENTIEKLTICFQYWT; encoded by the coding sequence ATGCCCAAGAGCCTTTACCAGAACTGGCAGTTCGCCATCGAGGTAAACGGCTTCGACGTGGCCCTGTTCCACAAGGGACAGGAGCCCAAAACAGAATTCGAGGAAGTGGCCTTTGCCCCGGCTGGTTCGATGTTCGACCAGAAGGTGGCGGGCCGGGTCAAGTTCGAGGACATCACCCTCGAGAAAGGCACCCTGCAGGACGGCTCCGACGAGGCGGCCCGCGAATGGATCAAGAAACAGGTGGACGTGAACGCCGTCACCGGCGGCCTTCCGGCCGACTACATGCGCGACATCGACGTTGTCCGCTACGACCGCACCGGCAACGAGACCCGCCGCTGGACCCTGCACGGGGCCTGGGTGAAGGCGCTCGAATACGACGAGCTCGAGGGCGGCAACACCGAGAACACCATCGAGAAGCTCACCATCTGCTTCCAATACTGGACCTAA
- a CDS encoding phage tail sheath C-terminal domain-containing protein, which yields MPTYLSPGIYTRETDFSFYVKQISTSSAAMVGVAEKGPINKPVLVTSWEQFINRFGSYINESYLAYAARAFFDNGGSVLYVTRIAHLTDPTDRDTLSALKSSVVLQNREATPADALRIEAVNEGVWGDRLSVSIEDGSLDPANHFNLVVRHKGDVVEVFKDLSMDETLPNHVELAINDRSDFILIQDLAAATGTPGDRPALGVFALSGGDNGLTDLADADFIGDPSQHTGLYGFDEIDALNLLMVPGVTTVPVINAGIAYAEGRKDLLFIADTPMHLEPLEAVDFRKGQGMYSHAAFNSSYAALYYPWLEISDPVNSRKKLVPPCGAVAGCIARSDQKTNVWNAPAGIDRGRIFNTLSLAYKTSRGERDVLYPEGVNVIAVFPDTGINIWGQKTLQSQPSAVDRINVRRLMMFMEEAISESSRFVVFEPNHPQTWRALGRLINPFLQDIKDKGGLYDFAFQCDEETNTPAVIDRNEMVARVFVKPTKTAEFIELNFILTSTGADFKEII from the coding sequence ATGCCGACCTATCTATCGCCCGGGATTTACACCCGGGAAACGGACTTCAGTTTCTATGTGAAGCAGATCTCGACCTCGTCGGCCGCCATGGTCGGGGTGGCCGAGAAAGGTCCGATCAACAAGCCCGTGCTGGTGACGAGCTGGGAACAGTTCATCAACCGTTTCGGCTCCTACATCAATGAAAGTTATCTGGCCTACGCCGCCCGGGCGTTTTTCGACAACGGCGGCTCGGTCCTCTACGTCACCCGCATCGCCCATCTCACCGATCCCACCGACCGGGACACCCTGTCGGCGCTCAAGTCATCCGTCGTCCTGCAGAACCGGGAGGCGACGCCCGCCGACGCCCTGCGGATCGAGGCCGTGAACGAAGGCGTCTGGGGCGACCGGCTCTCCGTCTCCATCGAGGATGGCTCCCTTGACCCGGCCAACCATTTCAACCTGGTGGTCCGGCATAAAGGCGATGTGGTCGAGGTGTTCAAGGATCTGAGCATGGACGAGACGCTGCCGAACCATGTGGAACTGGCGATCAACGACCGCTCGGATTTCATCCTGATCCAGGATCTGGCCGCAGCAACGGGAACGCCCGGCGACCGTCCGGCATTGGGCGTGTTCGCCCTCAGCGGCGGCGACAACGGGCTGACCGATCTGGCCGATGCCGATTTCATCGGCGATCCCTCGCAGCATACCGGCCTCTATGGCTTTGACGAGATCGACGCCCTGAACCTGCTGATGGTCCCCGGCGTCACCACGGTGCCGGTCATCAACGCCGGAATCGCCTATGCCGAGGGGCGCAAGGATCTGCTGTTCATCGCCGACACGCCCATGCACCTGGAGCCGCTCGAAGCGGTCGACTTCCGCAAGGGACAAGGGATGTACAGCCACGCGGCATTCAACTCCTCCTACGCGGCGCTCTACTACCCCTGGCTGGAGATCAGCGATCCGGTCAACTCGCGCAAGAAGCTGGTGCCGCCCTGCGGCGCGGTGGCGGGCTGCATCGCCCGCAGCGACCAGAAGACCAACGTCTGGAACGCGCCCGCCGGTATCGACCGTGGCCGCATCTTCAACACGCTCTCCCTGGCCTACAAGACCAGCCGTGGCGAACGCGATGTGCTCTATCCCGAAGGGGTCAACGTCATCGCCGTGTTCCCCGACACCGGCATCAACATCTGGGGCCAGAAGACGCTGCAAAGCCAGCCCTCGGCCGTGGACCGCATCAACGTCCGCCGCCTGATGATGTTCATGGAGGAAGCCATCTCGGAATCCTCCCGCTTCGTGGTGTTCGAGCCGAACCATCCCCAGACCTGGCGTGCCCTCGGCCGCCTGATCAATCCCTTCCTGCAGGACATCAAGGACAAGGGTGGCCTGTACGACTTCGCCTTCCAGTGCGACGAGGAGACCAATACCCCGGCGGTCATCGACCGCAACGAAATGGTGGCCCGCGTGTTCGTCAAGCCGACCAAGACGGCGGAGTTCATCGAGCTGAACTTCATCCTGACCAGCACCGGCGCGGACTTCAAAGAAATCATCTAA
- a CDS encoding phage virion morphogenesis protein translates to MGVRRTGDWDKARAKLTAGMGPRLATALRQATIRNALFLVREIQRGIRSQAPGGQAFVKLAESTIERKGSSKALIDTGFLVNAITQKIMADKAFVGLLRGTVNKDGEDMVNIGAVMEYGATIKHPNGATIVIPARPFLHPVMEKYREQILQNYREAIRSAL, encoded by the coding sequence ATGGGCGTTAGGCGAACCGGTGACTGGGACAAGGCCCGCGCCAAGCTGACCGCCGGCATGGGGCCGCGCCTGGCCACGGCCCTGCGTCAGGCCACGATCCGCAACGCCCTTTTTCTCGTGCGCGAGATCCAGCGGGGGATTCGCTCCCAGGCCCCGGGCGGACAGGCCTTCGTGAAGCTCGCCGAGAGCACCATCGAGCGCAAAGGTTCCAGCAAGGCGCTCATCGACACCGGCTTTCTCGTCAACGCTATCACCCAGAAGATCATGGCCGACAAGGCGTTCGTCGGACTGCTGCGCGGCACCGTCAACAAGGACGGTGAAGACATGGTGAACATCGGTGCCGTCATGGAGTACGGGGCCACCATCAAACATCCCAACGGCGCGACCATCGTCATCCCCGCCAGACCCTTTCTGCATCCGGTGATGGAGAAGTACCGCGAGCAAATCCTCCAGAACTATCGCGAGGCGATCCGCTCCGCGCTTTGA
- a CDS encoding HK97-fold major capsid protein: MKTNQLKIHSQEYMETMARLMSEALESPEGMRALAAAIAAPIEQEIKRKEISSLLLTKHTLPKGERPVYQKKPTVKAHWISKDGDAQEQEVGKDEVEFPTNRIHSNPMVDVSVLKNGNIGTLMDIQTSAADAIRKEMDRRTISVLSSAIPAANTIEVTGDLLTEDALNEAISIIEDLELSVKYIVMRGRRFNDMRGWNLDPQTKLELRQKGVIKNYGTGGILLTASMPLDEIIIVPDEEVGKMPVRENLKTESIDQKTRFKTGWLVWSEIGQGITRPDIMAKVKLVP; the protein is encoded by the coding sequence ATGAAAACCAATCAGTTGAAGATCCATTCCCAGGAATACATGGAAACCATGGCGCGGCTCATGAGCGAGGCTCTCGAGTCGCCCGAAGGCATGCGGGCGCTTGCCGCCGCCATCGCCGCGCCCATCGAACAGGAGATCAAGCGCAAGGAGATCTCCTCGCTGCTGCTCACCAAGCACACGTTGCCCAAGGGCGAACGTCCGGTCTACCAGAAGAAACCGACCGTCAAGGCCCACTGGATCAGCAAGGACGGCGACGCCCAGGAGCAGGAGGTGGGCAAGGACGAGGTCGAGTTCCCCACCAACCGCATCCACTCCAACCCGATGGTGGACGTTTCCGTCCTCAAAAACGGCAACATCGGCACGCTGATGGACATTCAGACCAGCGCCGCCGACGCCATCCGCAAGGAGATGGACCGCCGCACCATTTCGGTGCTGTCCTCGGCCATCCCGGCGGCCAACACCATCGAGGTCACCGGCGACCTGCTCACCGAGGATGCACTGAACGAGGCCATCTCGATCATCGAGGATCTGGAGCTGTCGGTGAAGTACATCGTCATGCGCGGCCGCCGTTTCAACGACATGCGCGGCTGGAACCTCGATCCCCAGACCAAGCTCGAGCTGCGTCAGAAGGGCGTCATCAAGAACTACGGCACCGGCGGCATTCTGTTGACGGCCTCCATGCCGCTGGACGAGATCATCATCGTCCCGGATGAAGAGGTCGGAAAGATGCCGGTGCGCGAAAACCTGAAGACGGAGTCCATCGATCAGAAGACCCGCTTCAAGACCGGCTGGTTGGTGTGGTCCGAGATCGGTCAGGGCATTACCCGCCCCGACATCATGGCCAAGGTCAAACTGGTTCCGTAA